In Anaerolineae bacterium, the following are encoded in one genomic region:
- the recF gene encoding DNA replication/repair protein RecF produces the protein MHIEHLSLTNFRNFARLELSLPQGPVLLYGANAQGKTSLLEAIYYLATSTSPYTTADWQLINWQVEHDVLPFTRLSADVVSQRSPLDRVEITLVRELNGGEPRTKKDVRLNGVPKRVMDLVGQINVVMFLPRDLSLIEGSPAERRRYMNATLCQTDRAYCESLAIYEKLLPQRNALLRAIAEGNANAGELEFWDQQLAEHGARLIAGRQRLLRELERLAQRVHLDLTGNQETLEVSYQPSFVPTAEGDGQLSFNMLGLDLHRELTAEEIVPQFMEALQAHRAEQIERGVTLIGPHRDELRFQINQRDVGLYGSRGQARTAVLSLKLAELHWMRDAIGEWPILLLDEVIAELDATRRAYLLEQVNGASQAVLTTTDPGIFTPEFLARATRWRVVEGQIHAE, from the coding sequence ATGCATATTGAGCATCTGTCGTTAACGAATTTTCGCAATTTCGCCCGGCTGGAGTTGAGTCTTCCGCAAGGGCCGGTACTGTTGTATGGCGCTAATGCGCAGGGCAAGACAAGCCTGCTGGAGGCTATCTATTACCTGGCGACGAGCACTTCGCCCTATACCACAGCCGACTGGCAGTTGATTAACTGGCAGGTGGAGCACGACGTACTGCCGTTCACGCGGTTGAGCGCGGATGTGGTTTCGCAACGCAGCCCGCTGGACCGTGTGGAGATCACGCTGGTACGGGAACTCAATGGCGGGGAACCACGCACCAAGAAGGATGTCCGGCTGAATGGCGTGCCCAAGCGGGTGATGGACCTGGTGGGCCAGATCAATGTGGTCATGTTTCTGCCACGCGATCTGAGCCTGATCGAAGGTTCCCCTGCTGAACGCCGCCGGTACATGAACGCGACGCTGTGCCAGACGGATCGGGCGTACTGCGAATCACTGGCAATCTACGAGAAGCTTCTACCACAGCGCAACGCGCTGCTCCGTGCTATTGCTGAAGGCAATGCCAACGCCGGTGAGCTGGAATTCTGGGATCAGCAACTGGCGGAACATGGTGCGCGCCTGATCGCAGGACGACAGCGGCTGTTGCGCGAACTGGAGCGGCTGGCGCAGCGCGTGCATCTGGATTTGACCGGCAACCAGGAAACGCTGGAAGTCAGTTACCAGCCAAGCTTTGTGCCGACGGCGGAAGGTGACGGGCAGCTTTCGTTCAATATGCTGGGGCTTGACCTGCACCGCGAACTGACGGCTGAGGAGATTGTCCCGCAGTTCATGGAGGCGTTGCAGGCTCACCGCGCTGAGCAGATCGAGCGCGGCGTGACCTTGATCGGGCCGCACCGCGATGAGTTGCGTTTTCAGATCAACCAGCGCGATGTTGGCCTGTACGGGTCGCGGGGGCAGGCGCGCACGGCAGTACTCTCGCTGAAGCTGGCGGAACTACACTGGATGCGCGACGCCATCGGCGAATGGCCGATCCTGTTGCTTGACGAAGTCATTGCGGAGCTGGATGCAACCCGGCGGGCGTACCTGCTTGAACAGGTCAATGGCGCCAGCCAGGCGGTGCTGACAACCACGGATCCCGGCATCTTCACGCCGGAATTCCTGGCGCGGGCGACGCGCTGGCGTGTTGTTGAGGGACAAATTCATGCGGAGTGA